Proteins from a genomic interval of Salvelinus alpinus chromosome 7, SLU_Salpinus.1, whole genome shotgun sequence:
- the LOC139580586 gene encoding ovarian cancer G-protein coupled receptor 1: MEASLNNISDDIASNRTLIETIVQWTTFSIGFPLICLSIYAMYFLIRADHIAPVYVINLLIADLIQICMRPIILSGTWQFIVELIEFFGISASIGFMVCVALERYLMIAFPLWYRFRRNIKFSLIVSSIIWVFPFIQISIFYITPTFEISLILFAVNLLIPFPLLVFFLVGTLKALSVSISVPAVEQRRIIGTLALVLGNYTVLFLPLIIQYLISGVTGQHNVVIGTIFERFSPLVDPLLYVFMRKGAKYTLAFPCFDKFMGDQEQSQVTNTMTMTDSGVEGSR, from the coding sequence ATGGAAGCAAGCCTCAACAATATTTCGGACGACATCGCATCAAATAGGACCCTCATTGAAACCATTGTACAGTGGACAACATTCTCCATTGGTTttcctctgatctgtctgtccaTTTATGCCATGTACTTCCTGATCAGAGCTGATCACATCGCTCCAGTCTATGTTATCAACCTTCTTATTGCAGATCTCATTCAAATTTGCATGAGGCCAATCATACTGTCTGGTACCTGGCAATTTATAGTAGAATTGATTGAATTCTTTGGTATCAGTGCAAGCATTGGTTTCATGGTATGTGTTGCTCTCGAGAGATATCTTATGATTGCATTTCCTCTCTGGTACCGTTTTCGCCGTAACATCAAATTCTCGCTCATAGTGTCCTCTATTATCTGGGTGTTTCCTTTCATCCAAATCTCCATATTTTACATCACACCGACTTTTGAGATTTCACTTATTTTGTTTGCAGTTAACCTCCTCATACCCTTTCCACTGCTTGTATTCTTCCTTGTGGGCACGTTGAAAGCTCTGTCCGTCTCCATCTCTGTGCCAGCTGTCGAACAGAGACGGATTATTGGTACCCTGGCCCTTGTGCTGGGCAATTACACAGTCCTGTTCCTACCCCTCATCATACAATATCTAATATCAGGGGTAACAGGCCAACACAATGTGGTGATTGGGACAATCTTTGAGAGATTCAGCCCCCTTGTGGATCCTCTACTCTATGTGTTCATGAGAAAGGGAGCTAAGTACACTCTGGCCTTCCCCTGCTTCGACAAGTTCATGGGTGACCAGGAGCAGAGTCAGGTCACAAACACTATGACCATGACTGATAGTGGAGTAGAAGGCTCCAGGTAG
- the cox20 gene encoding cytochrome c oxidase assembly protein COX20, mitochondrial, with product MAGEEESDKNKGFKLLGILDVQNTPCAREALLHGSGGSLAAGLLHFLATSRVKRSFDIGFAGFMLTTLGSWFYCRITNAQLRMQQRLIQDGIKNKVMYEGTSLDTVSKPKKQEPCPSCP from the exons ATGGCCGGTGAAGAGGAGAGTGACAAAAATAAG GGTTTCAAGCTGCTGGGTATTCTGGACGTTCAAAACACACCTTGTGCCAGAGAGGCTCTTCTACATGGATCTGGGGGATCCCTGGCTGCTGGCCTTTTGCACTTTTTGGCCACAA GTCGAGTGAAGCGGTCCTTTGACATAGGTTTTGCAGGATTCATGCTTACCACACTGGGATCATG GTTCTACTGTAGAATTACCAATGCCCAGCTCCGTATGCAGCAAAGGTTGATCCAGGATGGCATCAAGAACAAGGTCATGTATGAAGGCACAAGTTTGGACACCGTCAGTAAACCAAAAAAGCAGGAGCCTTGCCCTTCATGTCCTTGA
- the lhb gene encoding lutropin subunit beta: protein MLGLHVGTLISLFLCILLEPIEGSLMQPCQPINQTVSLEKEGCPTCLVIQTPICSGHCVTKEPVFKSPFSTVYQHVCTYRDVRYETIRLPDCPPWVDPHVTYPVALSCDCSLCNMDTSDCTIESLQPDFCITQRVLTDGDMW, encoded by the exons ATGTTAGGTCTTCATGTAGGCACCTTGATCTCCCTGTTCCTGTGCATTCTCCTGGAACCCATTGAGGGGTCTCTCATGCAGCCCTGTCAGCCCATCAACCAGACTGTGTCTCTGGAGAAGGAAGGCTGCCCAACGTGCTTAGTCATTCAAACCCCTATCTGCAGTGGCCACTGCGTCACCAAG GAGCCGGTTTTCAAGAGCCCATTTTCCACCGTGTACCAGCATGTGTGCACCTACCGGGACGTCCGCTATGAAACGATCCGCCTACCTGACTGTCCCCCTTGGGTGGACCCTCATGTCACCTACCCTGTGGCTCTGAGCTGTGACTGCAGCCTCTGTAACATGGACACTTCTGACTGTACCATCGAGAGCCTGCAGCCAGACTTCTGCATTACCCAAAGAGTACTAACGGATGGTGACATGTGGTGA